Proteins encoded in a region of the Streptomyces sp. NBC_00513 genome:
- the glgX gene encoding glycogen debranching protein GlgX, which produces MTESRSEQVLRVDAYPTHEVGGYRVRAGKPFPFGANVVPGGVSFSVFSDQATSMTLVLFRRGEPEPMAELEFPEEFRTGSVFAMTVFGLDHENIEYGYRADGPYDPVTGHRFDARQILSDPYARLIAGRDVWGVEPDRGRGYQYRSRVCLQDFDWADDTPLRIPAEDLVVYEAHVRGFTRHPSSGVTAPGTFAGLREKIPYLRELGVNCIELLPVFEFDESDNPRSNPETGEKLYDYWGYNTVSFFAPKAGYAATGRYGMQGDEFRTLIKDLHAAGIEVILDVVFNHTAEGNEQGPTISFKGLDNATYYMLTPEGYYFNFSGTGNTVNCNHPVVRNYVLDCLRHWVADYHIDGFRFDLAAILGRSADGTPLPNPPLLELLAYDPVLRHTKLIAEAWDAGGLYEVGNFPAYGRWAEWNGKYRDTVRSFLKGDPGVTGELATRIAGSPDLYSGRGTSASVNFLTAHDGFSLADLVSYNDKHNEANGEGNNDGGNDNASWNCGVEGPTDDPGINALRERQMKNALAILFTSQGIPMLLSGDEVARSQQGNNNTYCQDNELSWFDWDQVDENADLLRFTREMIAFRKRHRELRATVHPTGRMRDGLGLPDISWHGERAWQPDWSGDARLLAVARCGTGDDDVVYVAMNAHWESHDLELPALPGGRSWHLFADTGNEAPYDIRTPGAEQELDNAGKYLIGPRSVVILVGRANDPETTGTL; this is translated from the coding sequence ATGACCGAGTCCCGGTCCGAGCAGGTGCTGCGCGTCGACGCGTACCCGACCCACGAGGTGGGCGGGTACCGCGTCCGGGCGGGCAAGCCGTTCCCCTTCGGGGCCAACGTGGTCCCCGGCGGGGTCAGCTTCTCCGTCTTCTCCGACCAGGCCACCTCCATGACCCTGGTCCTGTTCCGGCGCGGCGAGCCCGAGCCGATGGCCGAGTTGGAGTTCCCGGAGGAGTTCCGCACGGGCAGCGTGTTCGCCATGACGGTCTTCGGCCTCGACCACGAGAACATCGAGTACGGGTACCGGGCCGACGGCCCCTACGACCCCGTCACCGGGCACCGCTTCGACGCCCGCCAGATCCTCTCCGACCCCTACGCCCGGCTGATCGCCGGCCGCGACGTGTGGGGCGTGGAACCCGACCGGGGCCGCGGCTACCAGTACCGCTCGCGGGTCTGCCTCCAGGACTTCGACTGGGCGGACGACACCCCGCTGCGGATCCCCGCCGAGGACCTCGTCGTGTACGAGGCCCACGTGCGCGGCTTCACCCGACACCCCTCCTCGGGGGTCACCGCCCCGGGCACCTTCGCGGGGCTGCGCGAGAAGATCCCGTACCTGAGAGAACTCGGGGTCAACTGCATCGAGTTGCTGCCGGTGTTCGAGTTCGACGAGAGCGACAACCCGCGGAGCAACCCGGAGACGGGCGAGAAGCTCTACGACTACTGGGGCTACAACACCGTGTCGTTCTTCGCGCCCAAGGCCGGCTACGCGGCCACCGGACGCTACGGGATGCAGGGCGACGAGTTCCGGACCCTGATCAAGGACCTGCACGCCGCCGGCATCGAGGTCATCCTCGACGTCGTCTTCAACCACACCGCCGAGGGCAACGAGCAGGGCCCGACGATCTCCTTCAAGGGGCTCGACAACGCCACGTACTACATGCTCACGCCCGAGGGGTACTACTTCAATTTCAGCGGCACCGGCAACACCGTCAACTGCAACCACCCCGTCGTGCGCAACTACGTGCTCGACTGCCTGCGCCACTGGGTCGCCGACTACCACATCGACGGCTTCCGCTTCGACCTCGCCGCCATCCTGGGCCGGTCCGCGGACGGCACCCCGCTGCCCAACCCGCCGCTGCTGGAACTCCTCGCCTACGACCCCGTCCTGCGCCACACCAAGCTCATCGCCGAGGCCTGGGACGCGGGCGGCCTCTACGAGGTCGGCAACTTCCCGGCGTACGGCCGCTGGGCGGAGTGGAACGGCAAGTACCGCGACACCGTGCGCAGCTTCCTCAAGGGCGATCCCGGGGTGACCGGGGAACTCGCCACCCGCATCGCCGGCTCGCCCGACCTCTACTCCGGGCGCGGAACCTCCGCGTCGGTCAACTTCCTGACCGCGCACGACGGTTTCTCGCTCGCCGACCTGGTCTCCTACAACGACAAGCACAACGAGGCCAACGGCGAGGGCAACAACGACGGGGGCAACGACAACGCCAGCTGGAACTGCGGCGTCGAGGGGCCGACCGACGACCCGGGGATCAACGCTCTGCGCGAACGCCAGATGAAGAACGCCCTCGCCATCCTCTTCACCAGCCAGGGCATTCCGATGCTGCTGTCCGGGGACGAGGTCGCACGCAGCCAGCAGGGCAACAACAACACCTACTGCCAGGACAACGAACTCTCCTGGTTCGACTGGGACCAGGTCGACGAGAACGCCGACCTGCTGCGGTTCACGCGCGAGATGATCGCCTTCCGCAAGCGCCACCGTGAGCTGCGCGCCACCGTCCACCCCACCGGCCGCATGCGCGACGGCCTCGGTCTGCCGGACATCAGCTGGCACGGGGAGCGGGCCTGGCAACCCGACTGGTCCGGCGACGCCCGGCTGCTGGCGGTCGCCCGCTGCGGCACCGGCGACGACGACGTGGTGTACGTGGCCATGAACGCGCACTGGGAGTCGCACGACCTGGAACTGCCCGCCCTGCCGGGAGGCCGGAGCTGGCACCTGTTCGCCGACACCGGCAACGAGGCGCCGTACGACATCCGCACCCCCGGGGCGGAGCAGGAACTCGACAACGCCGGCAAGTACCTGATCGGCCCGCGCTCGGTGGTGATCCTCGTGGGCCGCGCGAACGATCCCGAGACGACCGGGACCCTCTGA
- a CDS encoding STAS domain-containing protein, whose amino-acid sequence MTLSVKERRNKTATVLVATGEINSETSGALLQALLPLVREGRPLRIDLTAVDYVSSAGLRTLLVVYREAQHAGVAVTLYGVSEEVRFVMSATGFLDFFSAGEAAAAEAKAKAKAAR is encoded by the coding sequence ATGACACTGAGTGTGAAGGAACGTCGGAACAAGACGGCCACCGTGCTCGTCGCCACCGGCGAGATCAACAGCGAGACCTCGGGCGCACTGCTCCAGGCCCTGCTGCCGCTGGTCCGCGAGGGCCGGCCACTGCGCATCGACCTCACCGCCGTCGACTACGTCTCCAGCGCGGGTCTGCGCACCCTGCTCGTCGTCTACCGCGAGGCGCAGCACGCCGGCGTCGCGGTGACCCTGTACGGGGTGAGCGAGGAGGTCCGGTTCGTCATGTCGGCCACCGGCTTCCTCGACTTCTTCTCGGCCGGCGAGGCCGCGGCCGCCGAGGCCAAGGCCAAGGCGAAGGCCGCGCGATGA
- a CDS encoding AGE family epimerase/isomerase, giving the protein MADAVSFSFSDTIAGYVSRFDSGTRLLGLKTADGRAFEVSLAGDPSAELVRNLDEPYVDASGHLDEMLSPGRFLYVYGIHYPEHGGRFDAKRLVFLGRGAEDYRFEEPSWWIKQIESLATFYRRAQFGDGPVDFTEYRTEIRLGGDKTASHVQETDTISRLVYGMASAYLLTGKDEYLEVAERGTEYLRKHMRVVDSEEDVVFWYHGISVDGDSERKLFTSEFSDDYDAIPMYEQIYALAGPIQTYRITGDVRIKNDADATIRLFDKFFHDPEQGGYYSHIDPILFSADHESLGENAERKNWNSVGDHAPAYLINLYLATGEQKYADFLEYTFDTIADRFPDYKNSPFVQERFHRDWSADTEHSWQQNRAVVGHNLKIAWNLMRMNSLKAKPAYEELARRIGDIMPAVGSDVQRGGWYDVVERTRSGDEETHRFAWHDRKAWWQQEQAILAYLILNGTVGGDAYRREARQAEAFYNTFFLDHDEGAVYFNVLAGGTPYLLGTERLKGSHSMSMYHSAELCYLSAVYNNLLVNGREMDFHFQPDPTNLPDRVLRVSPDLLPAGSVAVASVEIDEKPWTDFDADGLTVRLPDVQGRVKVKVRLRPVTQK; this is encoded by the coding sequence ATGGCGGATGCCGTGAGCTTCTCCTTCTCCGACACCATCGCCGGTTACGTCAGCCGCTTCGACTCCGGAACCCGGCTGCTCGGCCTGAAGACCGCGGACGGCCGCGCCTTCGAGGTGTCGCTGGCCGGCGACCCTAGCGCCGAACTGGTCCGCAACCTCGACGAGCCCTACGTCGACGCCTCCGGGCACCTCGACGAGATGCTCTCGCCCGGCCGCTTCCTCTACGTCTACGGCATCCACTACCCCGAGCACGGAGGCCGGTTCGACGCCAAGCGGCTGGTGTTCCTCGGACGCGGCGCGGAGGACTACCGGTTCGAGGAGCCGAGCTGGTGGATCAAGCAGATCGAGTCGCTGGCCACCTTCTACCGGCGCGCGCAGTTCGGCGACGGCCCGGTGGACTTCACCGAGTACCGCACCGAGATCCGCCTCGGCGGGGACAAGACGGCCAGTCATGTCCAGGAGACCGACACGATCTCCCGCCTGGTCTACGGCATGGCCTCGGCCTACCTGCTGACCGGCAAGGACGAGTACCTGGAGGTCGCCGAGCGCGGCACCGAGTACCTGCGCAAGCACATGCGGGTCGTGGACAGCGAGGAGGACGTGGTCTTCTGGTACCACGGCATCAGCGTGGACGGGGACAGCGAACGCAAGCTGTTCACCTCGGAGTTCTCCGACGACTACGACGCGATCCCGATGTACGAGCAGATCTACGCCCTGGCCGGCCCGATCCAGACCTACCGGATAACCGGCGACGTCCGGATCAAGAACGACGCCGACGCCACCATCCGGCTCTTCGACAAGTTCTTCCACGACCCGGAGCAGGGCGGCTACTACTCGCACATCGACCCGATCCTCTTCAGCGCCGACCACGAGTCGCTGGGGGAGAACGCGGAGCGCAAGAACTGGAACTCGGTCGGCGACCACGCGCCCGCCTACCTGATCAACCTGTACCTGGCGACCGGCGAGCAGAAGTACGCCGACTTCCTGGAGTACACCTTCGACACCATCGCGGACCGCTTCCCGGACTACAAGAACAGCCCGTTCGTCCAGGAGCGCTTCCACCGCGACTGGTCGGCCGACACGGAGCACAGCTGGCAGCAGAACCGCGCCGTCGTCGGTCACAACCTCAAGATCGCCTGGAACCTGATGCGGATGAACTCGCTGAAGGCCAAGCCGGCCTACGAGGAACTGGCGCGCAGGATCGGCGACATCATGCCGGCCGTCGGCAGCGACGTGCAGCGCGGCGGCTGGTACGACGTGGTCGAGCGGACCAGGTCCGGCGACGAGGAGACACACCGTTTCGCCTGGCACGACCGCAAGGCCTGGTGGCAGCAGGAACAGGCGATCCTCGCCTACCTCATCCTGAACGGCACCGTCGGCGGGGACGCGTACCGGCGCGAGGCCCGACAGGCGGAGGCCTTCTACAACACTTTCTTCCTCGACCACGATGAGGGCGCCGTCTACTTCAACGTGCTGGCCGGCGGCACGCCGTACCTCCTCGGCACCGAGCGCCTCAAGGGCAGCCACTCGATGTCGATGTACCACTCGGCGGAACTCTGCTACCTCTCCGCCGTCTACAACAACCTGCTCGTCAACGGTCGGGAGATGGACTTCCACTTCCAACCCGACCCCACGAACCTGCCCGACCGCGTGCTGCGCGTCTCGCCCGACCTGCTCCCCGCGGGATCCGTGGCCGTCGCGTCCGTCGAGATCGACGAGAAGCCGTGGACGGACTTCGACGCGGACGGCCTGACCGTCCGCCTGCCCGACGTCCAGGGACGGGTCAAGGTCAAGGTACGGCTCCGGCCCGTCACCCAGAAGTAG
- a CDS encoding VOC family protein, with the protein MAAVVWSHVGLNCADQKATEEFYTRYFGFRRARVVDLGESTIVFLRQGDAYLELFAAGTEPAIPAHDDGPQAPGRLRHLAFQTDDVDAFLAELGDAAEVTLGPMDFDDFIHGWRTVWVRDPDGVIVEVSQGYEDEHGTPRQPGGPFNETDGA; encoded by the coding sequence ATGGCGGCCGTGGTCTGGTCGCACGTCGGCCTCAACTGCGCCGACCAGAAGGCCACCGAGGAGTTCTACACCCGGTACTTCGGCTTCCGGCGGGCCCGCGTGGTCGACCTCGGAGAGTCGACGATCGTCTTCCTGCGCCAGGGGGACGCGTACCTGGAACTCTTCGCGGCCGGCACGGAGCCGGCGATCCCCGCCCACGACGACGGGCCCCAGGCGCCCGGGCGGCTGCGTCACCTGGCCTTCCAGACCGACGACGTGGACGCGTTCCTGGCGGAGCTGGGGGACGCGGCCGAAGTGACCCTGGGACCAATGGACTTCGACGACTTCATCCACGGCTGGCGGACCGTGTGGGTCCGCGACCCCGACGGGGTGATCGTCGAGGTCAGCCAGGGATACGAGGACGAGCACGGCACGCCGCGACAGCCCGGTGGGCCCTTCAACGAAACGGACGGTGCATGA
- a CDS encoding DJ-1/PfpI family protein: MPDAVPREGALSGTRIAVLVESDFYEPEIFYYRHRFAEEGAEVDFLTRLWGNDSLTFTGHEYRAPFTADRSLEGLTDEELRRYAAIIVPSGMVADRLRYTEDVDVLAPATELLRRAFEEPTVLKGIICHGMWLAASIPDKIRGRKVVCHNNLVGDVRNMGAQYVDEDVVVDGDLVTGRTGAHHHLFARRIIELIAAGRGRGAD; this comes from the coding sequence GTGCCTGACGCCGTACCGCGCGAGGGAGCGCTGTCCGGGACCCGGATCGCGGTCCTGGTCGAGAGCGACTTCTACGAACCGGAGATCTTCTACTACCGACACCGCTTCGCCGAGGAGGGCGCCGAGGTCGACTTCCTGACCCGGCTCTGGGGCAACGACTCCCTCACCTTCACCGGGCACGAGTACCGGGCGCCGTTCACCGCCGACCGCTCCCTGGAGGGGCTGACCGACGAGGAACTGCGCCGGTACGCGGCGATCATCGTGCCCTCGGGCATGGTGGCCGACCGGCTGCGCTACACCGAGGACGTGGACGTGCTCGCGCCGGCGACGGAGCTGCTGCGCAGGGCCTTCGAGGAACCGACGGTCCTCAAGGGGATCATCTGCCACGGCATGTGGCTGGCCGCCTCGATCCCGGACAAGATCCGCGGTCGCAAGGTCGTCTGCCACAACAACCTCGTCGGTGACGTCCGGAACATGGGCGCCCAGTACGTGGACGAGGACGTGGTCGTCGACGGCGACCTGGTCACCGGCCGCACCGGCGCCCACCACCACCTCTTCGCCCGGCGGATCATCGAGCTGATCGCGGCCGGCCGCGGCCGGGGCGCCGACTGA
- a CDS encoding GMC family oxidoreductase, giving the protein MTVDAYDYIVVGAGTAGSVLANRLSEDPDVTVLVLEAGGPRIPPEVDDPSSWYKLLGGPLDWGYTSVPQPGLDGRRTYEPRGKAPGGSSNLYIMMHVRGHASDFDNWAYQGAAGWSYEDVLPWFARLEGQEDATAATTGTRGPQRITHAGRHHPNPTSRAFIDAAVELGHEEIADFNTDGPRRGLFGTGWHHIDVADGRRQGALAAYLEPALDRPNLTLRTHAQSTRLLFDGNTCTGVEYTRLAPPAEFPGRTVRDGHGDSGSPGTHTARARREVVVAAGAIESPKLLLLSGIGHPEQLRAHGIEVTAALPGVGENFHNHVLTGLMAEVTQPLPAPTQNLSESALFLSSRPGLPAPDLQIAFVHVPFDVIVGQDHPNTVSILPGVVRPVSRGWIRLASADPLAHPLIDPNYLGDRWDLERMVQGVKIARELFATSAFSPWYKQELQPGPGFVSDEDLRTFVKRKSESYHHQAGSCRMGIDDLSVVDPELRVHGVRNLRVVDASVMPAVPSGNCHTAIAMIAERAADFLKGESRA; this is encoded by the coding sequence ATGACCGTGGACGCATACGACTACATCGTGGTCGGCGCCGGCACCGCCGGCAGCGTGCTCGCCAACCGGCTCTCCGAGGACCCCGACGTCACCGTCCTCGTCCTGGAGGCCGGAGGCCCGCGCATCCCGCCCGAGGTGGACGACCCCTCCTCCTGGTACAAGCTGCTCGGCGGACCCCTCGACTGGGGGTACACCAGCGTCCCGCAGCCCGGACTCGACGGCCGCCGTACCTACGAACCCCGCGGCAAGGCCCCCGGCGGCAGCAGCAACCTCTACATCATGATGCACGTCCGGGGCCACGCCTCGGACTTCGACAACTGGGCCTACCAGGGCGCGGCCGGCTGGTCGTACGAGGACGTACTGCCCTGGTTCGCCCGGCTGGAGGGACAGGAGGACGCCACCGCGGCGACCACCGGCACCCGGGGCCCCCAGCGGATCACGCACGCCGGCCGGCACCACCCCAACCCGACCTCCCGCGCCTTCATCGACGCGGCCGTGGAACTCGGCCACGAGGAGATCGCCGACTTCAACACCGACGGCCCCCGGCGCGGACTGTTCGGCACCGGCTGGCACCACATCGACGTGGCCGACGGCCGCCGGCAGGGCGCCCTCGCCGCCTACCTCGAACCGGCGCTCGACCGCCCCAACCTGACCCTGCGCACCCATGCGCAGAGCACCCGGCTGCTGTTCGACGGGAACACCTGCACGGGCGTGGAGTACACCCGCCTCGCCCCGCCCGCGGAGTTCCCCGGCCGCACCGTCCGCGACGGCCACGGCGACTCCGGCTCGCCCGGGACACACACCGCACGCGCCCGCCGGGAGGTCGTCGTGGCGGCGGGGGCCATCGAGTCCCCGAAACTGCTGCTGCTCTCCGGCATCGGGCACCCGGAGCAACTGCGCGCCCACGGCATCGAGGTCACCGCGGCCCTGCCCGGCGTCGGGGAGAACTTCCACAACCACGTGCTGACCGGGCTGATGGCCGAGGTCACCCAGCCGCTCCCGGCGCCGACACAAAACCTCTCCGAGAGCGCTCTGTTCCTGTCCTCGCGGCCCGGCCTGCCCGCCCCCGACCTGCAGATCGCCTTCGTCCACGTGCCGTTCGACGTGATCGTCGGCCAGGACCACCCGAACACGGTCAGCATCCTGCCGGGCGTCGTACGCCCCGTCTCGCGCGGCTGGATCAGGCTGGCGAGCGCCGACCCGCTGGCCCACCCGCTGATCGACCCGAACTACCTGGGCGACCGCTGGGACCTGGAACGGATGGTGCAGGGCGTCAAGATCGCCCGGGAGCTCTTCGCGACCTCCGCCTTCTCGCCCTGGTACAAGCAGGAACTCCAGCCCGGTCCCGGCTTCGTGAGCGACGAGGACCTGCGGACCTTCGTGAAGCGGAAGTCCGAGAGCTACCACCACCAGGCCGGCTCCTGCCGCATGGGCATCGACGACCTCTCCGTCGTCGACCCCGAGCTGCGGGTGCACGGCGTGCGCAACCTGCGCGTCGTCGACGCGAGCGTGATGCCCGCCGTCCCGTCGGGCAACTGCCACACCGCCATCGCGATGATCGCCGAGCGCGCGGCGGACTTCCTCAAGGGAGAGTCCCGTGCCTGA
- a CDS encoding nuclear transport factor 2 family protein, translating to MSASDARESSTEILRKYYEYANAGDWDRWCDLFADDQVMDEQLAGHIEGLETLRSMMKGMGTMYRVFRNEPVHFLVDGEKAAAVSHLTAVAANGGAIEAEVMNFFRIVDGKIAYMANHHDTVPFQVLSRD from the coding sequence ATGAGCGCGTCGGACGCACGAGAGAGCTCGACCGAGATCCTTCGGAAGTACTACGAGTACGCCAATGCCGGTGACTGGGACCGCTGGTGCGACCTGTTCGCCGACGACCAGGTCATGGACGAGCAGCTCGCCGGCCACATCGAGGGCCTGGAGACCCTGCGCTCGATGATGAAGGGCATGGGGACGATGTACCGGGTCTTCCGGAACGAGCCCGTGCACTTCCTCGTCGACGGGGAGAAGGCCGCGGCCGTGTCCCACCTGACCGCCGTCGCGGCGAACGGCGGGGCCATCGAGGCCGAGGTCATGAACTTCTTCCGGATCGTGGACGGAAAGATCGCCTACATGGCGAACCACCACGACACGGTCCCCTTCCAAGTCCTGAGCCGGGACTGA
- a CDS encoding nuclear transport factor 2 family protein: protein MTEVTRERVEAAYRALGSGDRARVLEYYSEDLRWLVPGNHPLAGWYESLDAFLELMGQTHKLTGGTFRMDVQAVLVGEDCSADVCRNVALRDGADPASTSPYERMDYPVFHFMRWRDGRIVEGRDGLFGDTASAFSQFWAPFAPDGTRRDR from the coding sequence ATGACCGAAGTGACACGGGAGCGGGTCGAGGCGGCCTACCGGGCCCTGGGCTCCGGGGACCGGGCGCGCGTCCTGGAGTACTACTCCGAGGACCTGCGCTGGCTGGTGCCGGGCAACCACCCGCTGGCCGGCTGGTACGAGAGCCTCGACGCCTTCCTGGAGCTGATGGGGCAGACCCACAAGCTCACCGGCGGCACCTTCCGGATGGACGTCCAGGCGGTGCTCGTCGGCGAGGACTGCAGCGCCGACGTGTGCCGCAACGTCGCCCTGCGGGACGGCGCGGACCCGGCGAGCACGTCCCCGTACGAGCGGATGGACTACCCGGTCTTTCACTTCATGCGGTGGCGCGACGGCCGGATCGTCGAGGGCCGCGACGGGCTCTTCGGCGACACGGCTTCCGCGTTCAGCCAGTTCTGGGCGCCGTTCGCACCGGACGGAACCCGCAGGGACCGATAG
- a CDS encoding nuclear transport factor 2 family protein: protein MPAERLTEDAIRSFTEDWYVALDQHLPPARVLALVTEDLEFKVPEDTFLGHEGFGRWYAAVTHRFFDEVHTVTKVEPVIEGDRAIVRVLVNWQAKIWDPPAARSQWLGFDADQTWTLVAGPDGPLIKQYTVNELAPMPGSGAL from the coding sequence ATGCCCGCCGAACGGCTGACCGAGGACGCGATCCGCAGCTTCACCGAGGACTGGTACGTGGCACTGGACCAGCACCTTCCGCCGGCCCGGGTGCTCGCCCTCGTCACGGAGGACCTGGAGTTCAAGGTGCCCGAGGACACCTTCCTCGGGCACGAGGGCTTCGGCCGCTGGTACGCGGCCGTCACCCACCGGTTCTTCGACGAGGTCCACACCGTCACCAAGGTCGAGCCCGTCATCGAGGGCGACCGGGCGATCGTCCGGGTCCTCGTGAACTGGCAGGCCAAGATCTGGGACCCGCCGGCCGCCCGCAGCCAGTGGCTCGGCTTCGACGCCGACCAGACCTGGACCCTGGTGGCAGGCCCGGACGGGCCGCTGATCAAGCAGTACACCGTCAACGAGCTGGCGCCGATGCCCGGTTCCGGCGCCCTGTGA
- a CDS encoding thiamine pyrophosphate-binding protein, with protein sequence MEATPGRERLIEQFKADGLHVMFGNPGTVEQGFLDAVDAAADFHYVLALQETVAAGIADGYARATGGAALLQLHSGVGLGNGIGMLYQSLRGHTPLVVVAGDAGVRYDAMDAQMACDLVAMARPVTKYATRVTDPRSVLRTVRRAVKIALTPPRGPVFVALPMDVLDELNSEPVLPTSVPLTDVAPSPASVGRAAELLAAAERPVVLIGDGVALSGAQAELVAVAELLGADVYEVDSSEVNIAASHPLRRGQTGHMFGPHSKELIGGADGVLIVGTYVFPEVFPELESPFRAGAKVVHIDLDAYEIAKNHPVDLGLAADPKEALRALAGVLRQRQTTRQRAAAAARLDARARERARAALDGGRSDDGGTPMAVFLRTLAERTGGDLIVFDEALTTSPLVTRYLPAERPGDYHLTRGGSLGVGLPGAVGAKLARPDRLVVGFAGDGGSMYTYQALWTAVRHGIDAKFVVCNNRKYRLLDDNITRYWQERDIAEHAFPGSFDLSHPEIDFAGLARALGADGTRVEKPDEAVTAVTRMLAHPGPYLVDIQI encoded by the coding sequence ATGGAAGCCACTCCCGGACGGGAAAGGCTGATCGAGCAGTTCAAGGCCGACGGTCTGCACGTGATGTTCGGAAATCCGGGGACGGTGGAACAGGGGTTCCTCGACGCGGTCGACGCGGCGGCGGACTTCCATTACGTCCTCGCCCTCCAGGAGACCGTGGCGGCCGGCATCGCCGACGGCTACGCCCGCGCCACCGGCGGTGCGGCGCTGCTCCAGCTGCACTCCGGCGTGGGCCTGGGCAACGGCATCGGCATGCTGTACCAGTCGCTGCGCGGCCACACCCCGCTCGTCGTCGTCGCCGGTGACGCCGGGGTCCGCTACGACGCCATGGACGCGCAGATGGCCTGCGACCTGGTGGCGATGGCGAGGCCGGTCACCAAGTACGCGACCCGGGTCACCGACCCGCGGTCCGTGCTGCGCACCGTACGACGGGCCGTCAAGATCGCCCTGACCCCGCCGCGCGGACCGGTGTTCGTGGCCCTGCCCATGGACGTGCTGGACGAGCTCAACTCCGAGCCCGTGCTGCCCACTTCGGTGCCGCTCACCGACGTGGCGCCCTCACCGGCCTCGGTGGGGCGGGCGGCCGAACTCCTCGCCGCCGCCGAGCGGCCGGTCGTCCTGATCGGGGACGGGGTGGCCCTCTCCGGGGCGCAGGCCGAACTCGTCGCGGTGGCCGAGCTGTTGGGCGCCGACGTGTACGAGGTCGACTCCTCCGAGGTGAACATCGCGGCCTCCCACCCGCTGCGCCGCGGCCAGACGGGCCACATGTTCGGCCCGCACAGCAAGGAGCTGATCGGCGGCGCGGACGGGGTGCTGATCGTCGGCACCTATGTCTTCCCGGAGGTGTTCCCCGAGCTGGAGAGCCCCTTCCGGGCGGGCGCGAAGGTCGTGCACATCGACCTCGACGCCTACGAGATCGCCAAGAACCACCCGGTGGACCTCGGCCTCGCCGCCGACCCCAAGGAGGCGCTGCGCGCGCTGGCGGGCGTACTGCGACAGCGGCAGACCACCCGGCAGCGCGCGGCCGCGGCGGCCCGGCTGGACGCGCGGGCCCGCGAGCGGGCCCGCGCCGCCCTCGACGGCGGGCGGAGCGACGACGGCGGCACGCCGATGGCCGTCTTCCTGCGGACCCTCGCCGAGCGGACCGGGGGCGACCTCATCGTCTTCGACGAGGCGCTGACCACCTCGCCGCTGGTCACGAGGTACCTGCCGGCGGAGCGGCCGGGCGACTACCACCTCACCCGGGGCGGTTCGCTCGGGGTGGGCCTCCCGGGGGCGGTCGGGGCCAAGCTGGCCCGCCCGGACCGGCTCGTCGTCGGCTTCGCCGGGGACGGCGGCTCGATGTACACGTACCAGGCGCTGTGGACCGCCGTCCGGCACGGGATCGACGCCAAGTTCGTGGTCTGCAACAACCGCAAGTACCGGCTGCTCGACGACAACATCACCCGGTACTGGCAGGAGCGGGACATCGCCGAGCACGCCTTCCCGGGCTCCTTCGACCTCTCCCACCCCGAGATCGACTTCGCCGGCCTGGCGCGGGCCCTCGGCGCGGACGGGACGCGGGTGGAGAAGCCGGACGAGGCGGTCACCGCCGTCACCAGGATGCTGGCCCACCCCGGCCCGTACCTCGTCGACATCCAGATCTGA